aaatacgaactCATGCAATTCAGAATAAATTCTAGAGGGCAACCAGGTTTTAATGAAtaacagatattttaaataaacaaataatgcaAGTAGGCAAATATTCGAGGGACCGAGTCGAAGAACTAAGTGCAAATATCGATCAATTGagcaattctataaaaaaagtaaattttaaagataattcATATAACAGAGAAAATAGTTATGACAGAAATATTTATAGAGGCTTTAGAGATAACTCACAAAATAGAGAGGAGAGAAGCCGAAATTACGAAAAGGAATCAAACCGTTATAGGAACAATAGCCCGTATCCGAATAAATCGAATTATGAAAACAGAGAACGAAGCACCGACCGAAACTACGAAAAacctaataaacataattactcTAGAGATAATAGTTACGACCGAAATCATAATAGACAAAATGACAGATTCAGTAGAGTTCAGAACAGAGACAGATCTTACTCCAGGGATAGGAATTACAATGAAAGGGAAATAAAATATGACAGAAATTCTAATAGAAGTAGAGATAACAGCAGatctagatattataatagtgatcaTACGAGGTATGAACAGAAAGGAGCCAGCGATAGATCAAGGAGGGGTGACTACGATGACGAGGGTAGAAAAAATGAGTCCAAAAAACGATATAACAGAGAAAATAGTCGAGAAAGAACGCCAGAACGTTATAATGGATACCGTTACGAGAAAGAATTTGATAGAGTCACTTGTTACAAGTGTAATGAAAGGGGACACTATGCAGACCAATGTACAATTCAAAAAAACGATTAAGTACCGAGTTAGAAAGAAACAATTCGGAATACCTAACTCggggacaaaataatattaactacaaaaCTGACATAACTGAGTTTAATAAAAACAAGGAATgtgaaaaacataattatataagctttgtaaaaaattagtacgaatcaacttataaaaaaaaaccacctattacagaaataaattataacaacgaGGAAACAATAGAAAATATGGTTACgcttaattattcaaataaattaaatgaatttcaaaaatttttattttgcaataatGACAGAATAAAGTTCTCATGCGATTACACTGAAATTgcagcaaatatttttttattaccggATAATGTTGCAATTGGCCACTGCGTTAGTAAATGCCTAACAATGTCAAAAGGAATCGcgttacaattcaaaaataaattcaacaacGTAAACAAGTTAATTgaccaagaaaaaaaaaccaccgaAGTAGCatatctaaaaaacaaaaaacaatggATTTTGTATCTAAttactaaaaaacaaattttacgaGGAACCTACTTATTCCAACATTTTTAATACGTTAGTAAGTACTAAGGAATTTtgcataaacaataaaataaaaatattagctcTACCCAAAATTTGCGCTGGTTTAGATAAAAAGAACTGGGACGTTATTTCGACCATGATAAagttcatttttcaaaattctctaattaatattataatatgcttaccaCCACAAAAAGGAAAAGATAAACAAAGCAtagacttaaaaaataatgactcAGAAATTACGATCATTACGTtaggtaaaaattttaatagtgaaattgatgacaaattaaaaatagaaataacacACATCGCCGGTTCATTCATAAAATCTGAGAACGTTTTAAGTGATGGTGATTGTGGTGCACACGCTCTTCGCATCTGTTTAAAACAACAcggcatttataaaaaaaccatagaGATATTAAATATGCTTAATATACCAAACTGCGAATCAGGATATTACCTCAAAGATGACGATTTGGCATATATTTGTGACCAATTTAATatgaacctatatattatatacgaaacaCTTGATTATACAAACGCCATAGTCTATTTTAAACCAAATAGGAAAAATATcggaatatttcataaaaatgtccATTGGACACCAGGAATCGTAACAAAGAACGACCATCCACGTCGattcaataatttaacaattaatacagTTTTCCCAGATTTTCACACAGTCGAAAAACACATAGATCATTTTCTAGATGAATGTGTTGACCGTCTAAAAATTTCACAACAAAAcccaaatactaaataataataccgattataatatgaataacaacaaaCCAACTGACAAAACTACAGTTTGGTACTCCCACTATTGTCAAGATTGCGAAATTTTACCTACGTCACAGAATGATTTAGACATACCTAAGGATAATGAAAATGAAGCGTTTTGGTGCGAGGGCGGAGATATTATGTTTTGCGAAAGATGTGGAAACTACGTTAGACAATACCGTAACAGACGTATACAAGACGATGAACTGACCTTAGTCAATAATTCGGAGAAATCGTTAAGTCAGCATAAACATATAACTGCAActacaattcataataataataataatggtaatatttataatcaacattCAGATATGGAACGCAGACAAAGAGTTCTATCGATAAAAATAAGATTTGACAATATCGAAAGAAACGTAATCATAGATACCGGATCAAATCTTTCTTGTATAGACTACTcactaataaacaataaaaataaaataaaatcaaaagaaaaaattaaaataacaggGGCAGATAATTCTGAACTTGAACAATTAGgaaaaatcgatttaaaaattaaaataaacaacgtAACATATTTGGTAGACGCATTCGTAATCAAATGGGCTAAGCTGTAAGATACTTTTAGGAAATGATTtccacattaaaaataatttaatcataaatttcgaaggaaaatatttaaagttaaacgGCGACACTATACTTATGGATATAGtttggtataattataatagaacatataatataaactctaaAAACGATCTTGATCACGAACCTtgttcaaacataaaaaaaacacttaaaacaattatatctaacgaaaatattaccatagctCCTAAGACTAGGTCAAAATTAAAGGTGTCCACAAAGATGCAAGAcaagcaaatacaatatataataaaaccaactgagcgattacgaaataataaaaaaataactctagaaacaacattattaaatagtgaTGACGAAGtcgtattatacaatttctctaatacctatagtaatataccaagAAACATGGTCATAGCAACTGCCATTGAATTAAATACGATTGAACAcgataaatacgaaataaaaaatattaattcagacagtaaaattattaacaataaaaagacAATAGTAACAAAAATGTCACAAATAACGGATAAACAGGGTACAATAATAAAGATATCCAACGAGCTTAGCTGTGAGCAACGTATAAGAACACAAAcactaataaacaaatttaagcaTTTATTCACCTCAGATCCGTTAGATATTGGATGTGCGAATGTAGAACcatgtgaaataaaattaaaatccgaCAAACCTATATTTCAACCTCCGTACGGAACCCCCCCAAATCAAAgggaaaaattgaaaacactAATAAATCAAATGATTGAAGCTAATATTATCGAACCTAGTAGAAGCAATTACGCAGCACCAGTATTTTTAATTCCCAAAAAGGAGAAAGGCGAATACAGATTTTTAGTAGATTATAGGAAACTAAATAATGAAACAATTAGTGACAAGCACCCTATACCTAGATCACAAGACCTTTTTAGAAGCTTAGAGggtgcaaaatattatacttctatcGACCTTTGCCAAGGTTACTTTCAAATTCCAGTTAAAAAAGAGGACCAAGATAAGACAGCCTTTATCACGGATTTTGGCCTATACAATTTCAAACGAATCCCACAAGGTTTTAAAAACTCGGGCCCTATTTTTCAAAGAGTCATTAACAACTTATTCAGTGATTTTTTATATAGAACTATGATAGCTTATCTGGATGACATATGCTGTTTCGGTAATAACTTCGAAGAAGCACTGAGCAGACTAGAGGAAATATTTATTAGACTGGACGAAGcaggattaaaattaaaaacgaacaaATGCACAATATTAGGCACCGAAATAGAATTACTAGGACATAAAGTATCCAATAAAGGAATAAAACcactagataaaaatattagggCGATAACAAATTTCCCCATACCCAGAAAAGTAAAAGACGTACGAGCATTTGTAGGACTCACAAGCTactatagaaaatatatcaaaaatctTGCAAAGATCGTTAGCCCCTTAACTGACCTGACAAAAACAGCCCATAAATTTCATTGGGACCAATCTCAAGATAACgcctttaatacattaaaaaacgcTATTATCACTGCACCAGTACTCGCACATTTTGAGGACGGATATCCCGTTTTCGTAACTACAGATGCGTCGTTAGAAGGGCTATCAGGAATACTAGAACAAAGCGACAACAACGGGAAACGACACCCTATAGGTTACGCGTCCAGGAAACTAAAAGGCGGCGAAAAAAATTTTACCACTACGGAATTAGAAATGTCAGCAGTTGTGTTCTCGGTAAACTATTTTAAGGAATACCTATTAGGGAGAAAAGTAATCGTATTTAGCGACCATTCAAGTCTACAATATTACCAAACAATGAAGAATCCTTCATCACGCATAacaaaatttatctttaaactTTTAGAATTTGATATAGAAATAAAACACCGCCCTGGCCTCTGCAATCAAGCGGCTGATTGTTTGTCTCGTTACCCAGTAAACACATTGCTAGTTAAAGATATTTTAGAAGTAAATAATAAAGAGGACCCAaattttgattcattaaatttggaaaaactcAAAGAAAATCAATCAAAAGATGAATTTTGCATAGATATAATTTCTGCAATAAACAGAAATAATAACTCCAAACTTAAAAGAAAGTCGAGAcagtttttaatcaaaaatgatattttattttttaaagattggTCGCCTAACggaataaaacatttgttggtagtaccaaaaacattaattaatgcgATATTAAAATCTTATCACGAATCAGTGCTATCAGCACATTTCGGTATCACTAAAACACTAgcaaaactaaaacaaaaatattattggccCACCATAATAAAAGATAcaacaaattgtataaaaacatgGATTTCTTGTCAAATGATTAAAAATCCAACAGGCAAAGGCCACGGTTTGCTACAACCAATACCCTTACTATCTGGAAAGCCACTGCAGAGACTAACATTTGATTATTTAGGACCATTACCCACTTCTAGAGGGAAAAAATACCTCATTGTAGCTACCTGTAATGCCACAAAAATGGCTTTCGCAAAGGCGGTTACAAATGCAGACGGAGCAGCAACAATAAATTTCCTAATGGACTTAATAACATCTTACggagtacctaaatatttttgtagcgATAGGGGcacacatttcaaaaataaggaGGTAGGTTATGCGTGTAAAAAATTAGGTATTACGCAAATTTTCTCTAGCTCGTATCACCCACAGACCCAAGGTATGACCGAACGTATGAACAAAATTATCTGTAATAGTTTATCACATTACGTTAACGAAAATCAAAAAGACTGgtcattatattacaaaatgatCGATTTTGCTTATAATACAAGCCCAAGTTCGAGATTAAAAGTAAGCCCATTTTATTTATTCCACGGTATGGAAGCAAGTCAGCCTATAGATAACAAATTAACTATAGACGACGAATTGTTTGACTTTTCTAAAGTATTAAATCAGCTTCAAAACATTAGAGATACTATTCCCAAAATTGTCGAAAAAGAACAAGCTGTTCAGAAAAAACATTATGACATGagtcacaaaaat
This genomic window from Metopolophium dirhodum isolate CAU chromosome 1, ASM1992520v1, whole genome shotgun sequence contains:
- the LOC132932932 gene encoding homeobox protein 2-like, yielding MQVGKYSRDRVEELSANIDQLSNSIKKVNFKDNSYNRENSYDRNIYRGFRDNSQNREERSRNYEKESNRYRNNSPYPNKSNYENRERSTDRNYEKPNKHNYSRDNSYDRNHNRQNDRFSRVQNRDRSYSRDRNYNEREIKYDRNSNRSRDNSRSRYYNSDHTRYEQKGASDRSRRGDYDDEGRKNESKKRYNRENSRERTPERYNGYRYEKEFDRVTCYKCNERGHYADQCTIQKND